A window of Rosa rugosa chromosome 7, drRosRugo1.1, whole genome shotgun sequence genomic DNA:
CCGCCTACAAAatgtaaatattatattataAATTCAAGAATCACACTAGTCTCGTATTTGTTAAATAAACATTAATATTTCATATAGCGCTTACAATTGCTTTTGCACTTGCTGCATCAATTGGCTCTTGAGTTCCTGCCTTTCGGTGTGTTAATTTGAACAACTCCCATCTATCTGGCTCTTTACCATGTAGAAGTTCCTGTGCAATTCAAAGGTGGTACTTATTATATAAAGATAACACATCAAAATTTGTAGTCAATAAAATGGAAAATGAGTAAAAGTATAGGCTAACTTACATATTCATGAGCCACACTAGCATAGGTTCGTGTCCCTGTTGACTGATTCATTCTCTTTTGAGACCGGTTCCTCTTGTTGATGGTCACCATCCTCTGTGTGATCCATAAATGAAAATCATTAATTAggaataaagcaattaaataagGTAATAAGAAAAGCAATATTTTCATTACCTGATGCTTCTTCTTGTCGTTGTTTGCAACAAACACTTTCCATTGGTCCTCATCAACACGATCATCATCAGGTTTGCGAAACCTAAGGGGACTATTCTTGAATGGTTTATACCATTTCTGGCTCAACTCAGACTTCCAATGCTTCCAGCGTTCATTCAACTTACTCCTGACCTTTTCCCTGATTTTACTTTCCAAACAAGCAACTCGTGGGTGTGTCAAGTCAAGAGTTTCCTACAAAAATTGTTAACAATAATTTCTCAAACATCATGACAATATAAGGAGAACTAAAACATAATAATGCACATGCGAGCAATGGAATGAGAAAATTTGAAACATTTTATATTTACCTTTACGCGATTCCAAGCCCTTTCATAGTTGTCACTTTTGTTGAACTTGCGAAAATCAGGTTCGCTAATTGGAAATAATGAACAATCTTTTGCTAAAATGCCCAAATATCTGGAAAATCTTGCTACCTTTTTCCGCGGACCCTTAGGAAGCCCAAAGCGGTTCCACAACAATTTTTCTGGTCCCTCCAATGCCCAATTTTTTTGGTTTGGGCCTCTTTGTCTCTTTGTTATCGTAGGGGTCTCTGATAAACCATTGTCATTGTTGGGAGACATTGCTTGCTGTTGAAACATACCGCCGATATCTTGTGTCTCACTATCGTCATACCCAATATTTTCGTCGTCATACCCAGTGTTTTCTTCGTGGTCACCTCCACTATCAATAAAGTAACTCATCCTGACATTTAATCTTGCATTAGAATAAATATCAAGGAATGAACTGAAAAGACGAGAGAATAAATTGATTAAGAACACTATAACTCCTATCAAGAACAGAACCCCAAATCATCAAATCTGAGAGTGATGGGACAACGAGAGTAATGGGGACGCATAACCTTGCTATTTATGTCATAGCAGAAACATATACCATGAAAATAGTAATATAGTTAAGTTGCAAGACGTTAAAGAATTGAACAAATCAGAATCGAACCATAAATTACTTCTAGCTAGAACAAAGCATATTGCTTTGGCACTAATTCATTCGAATTTAGATATTATCAGAGTACATAAACTACTAAACCATAAACCGAACAATTTGATATGCTGAAATCAAGCATACTATTTAATCATAAGTTACTGACTTTTCCCCCTCAAACACGCAAATTAACTCCTTATACTGTACAACTTATTTGTATTAAAAGATGCTTTCAAATCTCTGGCATGAAAAAATACCTttacaaagatcaaagcaaggTTCATACCTGCTAAGTAGGTGATTTTGTCTTTTAATTCGATGCCTGCAAAGACAACAGAATAAATTGCTTAAGAACACTATAGCTCCTACCAAGATTTCCAAGTCTAAAAATGGAATTGAAAATCTCAGTACAAGAACATAACCCCAAAAAATAGTCTCAAACAACATAGAAAACTATCTCATACAAAACAAGCACATGCATTTTCATGAAAACCCGTAAATGCTAAGAATAGCAAGAAGAAAAAACCAAGCAAGAACAACCCACATGTAGAGGACCCAAAGACGTTATTCCCAAGCACGATAAGACCAAAATTGGCACTTGGAAGTAAAAAATACTACCTAAAAGCACATGAACCCGCTTCCTAAAAACCCAGCCGTGTCGATTCCGCAAaccctgcaaaacaaacaaagattGATCATAAGCGATTAAGCGCAAGACATACCCAAAATCAGTCAAAAAAGGAAGACAAGTGCACGAGAGGGAACATGAACAAATTCGGGTTTAAGAGAAGAGCAGTAGCCAAACCTCTACTTCCCGCTGCTTCCTTGGTCAGTGAAGAGAAGAACGCCCTTTTAATCTAATCGATTAGCGAGGTTTGAGGGATTGGGGCTCTTATCAGGCGCCAATCGTCCCGCCTAAATTCCTTGTATTCCCACTCTCCTTCgtgttcttgttttttcttttttttcattttgggcGTACAAGCGGGAAATAGAAGAAACAGAAGTTGATAAGGACTACTCCAGTTCACATGCTGATCGATACTATGGATAATTCAATCTGGAATtaatatgattatatatataaagtcATTGGATGATTAAATAAAATAGAATTTTTATTCTAAAGCCACCgtaaagagtttttttttttaattgagaaTAAAATTTATTGGATAGAATCATAGTATAGGATGACAATTAACAAACTAATATAAGCAAAAAACTAGGGCACCGTAAGAAATTAGGCCACCGtaagaaattaaacaaaatattataaccaaaagaaaataaacaaaatattaatGTGTGGTTCAGCTAAtacaagcaaaaagaaaaacaaaaaatttatgaatataaaataaaacaatgaTTTCGAATTTATTCGATCACCCCATCCACTAAAACACCATCAACATCTGTTCTTGTTATTCCGTCATCGTTATTAACCAAATTTTGGGCGTCATACGGCTCGGGTTCTATGTCTGTGCCCATATCAAACAAATCTCTGGGTCGGGTTCGAATCACCGTGTGCCAAGCCGGTTGAGTTGGGTCTTGAATATAGAAAAATTGCACGGCTTGTGAAGCAAGAATGAGAGTGTCTGGCTTAGGAAGTAGATGATCAAAGTTTACCAAAATGAAGCCATATTCATCCATTTTAACAGCTCTATTGCGGACTCTATTATCTGCCCAATCACAATCAAATAATAAGACTTTTCGACCATGGTGGTAGTCTAGCTCAATAATGTCTGTCAGTACACCATAGTAGTCTTTTACACCGTCCCTTGGTCTGTGATCTCCTGCTCTAGCATAGCTACTGACCTCAGCTTTAACAAAAACACCACAGTTTTGAGTCTTTGATTTTGCGTCAATAGATTTGACAAAAAAGCGAAAACCATTCATGATGTACTTGTTAAATCGCCTTGCATCTTTACTTGGTCCTATAGCTAAAGCTCGAATGTCTGGATCGACATCTTCTTTTCGTTGTACTTTTTCCTCTATCTGTACCATTGACATATGATGGTTTATATGTCAGACATGAAATAAGTGATAAAAAGAGATATATTAATTGGACAAAATCCTACCAAGTCTTGAAAATATTTCCAAAATGACTCGTTCGCTTGTTTTTCGGCCTCCATCAAAGATGTACGTCTATGCCTAGTTCGTTGAGTCTTTGCTACATGATCCCTAACAATTTCAAACATACGTCGTCGATTAGTGATATATGAAAGAAATTTATTAGTGACATCATCACAAGAATGAAAAAATGACTTACTGTAGATGTTGCTTGATCTGAGGGCAATTGATTAACACGTGTGTGTGCAGACGTATCCATTCAGCATCAGGGAGTCTAAACTCATGTCCAGATTCTATTGACCGTCCCCTTTTAAAAAATAATGGTAACCCTACATGAGGAACAATATCCGGGTCATCAGCATTACGACCAATCCTCGTTCTCTTTGACTCGACCCCATCTGACAAATACATAGTACAAAATGATAGACATTCCTCAATTATGTAACCCTCTGCAATGCTTCCCTCAGGCTGACTCCGATTGCGTACATATTTTTTTAAGTCATGTAGGTACCTGGCTCAAAAAATTTCCATTGATAATATCAACATGAGTCGTGGTTAACTATACCATATAATGAATATAACTTTAAAGATAGTCTAACAAAAATCTTCAAAAATATAATTAATGATGTAATCATGAAATGATTTTCTTTGATTAACAAGCACAGACAATATTAATGGTGTACGTAGTCattgtttaattattttatatataaattaGTTATATAAAAGGAGAAGGAGTTTTTCCCTGTATAAGATTAGGAGTCATTGTTTAATTCCTTTTCCTCTTATGTAACTACTTGTACAAACGAATGAAGACAAGATTAGGAGTCATTGTTTAATTCCTTTTCCTCTTATATAACTACTTGTACAAACGAATGATTGTACAATCATGTAAGTAGACAACAACGACAATaattattaaacaaaaaaaaatcgacAATAATAATAGATAAacgtttaattaattaatttaaataaaatatcaGACATACCTTTCAATTGGGTACATCCATCGAAATTGTACAGGCCCTGCAATTGCTGCTTCATCTGCCAAGTGTATCAGAAGGTGTACCATGATGTCAAAAAAAGATGGTGGCATTAACATCTCTAATTTGCAAAGTGTTTCAGCAATCCGATTGGACAAATCACGAAAATGGTCTACTGTACCAACTTTAGTGCATAATTGCCTGAAAAATGCACTGAGCTCCAATAACACCTTAGCTATGTCTGGTTGTAGAGCATGACGAATAGCCACTGGAAGTAGATATTGCATGATTATGTGACAATCATGACTTTTAAGACCAACTAATTTTCTTTCAGCGATTCTTACACATCTACGAATATTTGATGAAAATCCATCAGAAACCCGAACCGATTCAAATATTTTGCATATTAATGTCTTCTCATCATTGGATAAGGTGTATTTCGCTGGAGGCAACCATGTTCGGCCACCACGTGGCTGAGGATGTAGTGAATGCTTAATACCTATTAGAACCATGTCAAGGCGGGCCTTTAAGCTGTCTTTGTTTTTCCCATCAATTCCTAATAAAGTCCCAATGACACTATCTGTAACATTCTTCTCAACATGCATGACATCTAAATTATGACGCAGTAATAAGTTCTTCCAATAAGGCAGCTGAAAGAAAACACTTTGCTTCCTCCACGGCCCTGTGTACTCTGTGTTATCATTATTTTGAACTCGTTTTCTTTTACGAGTGGACCCGTTTTCCTTTCCCTTTCCAAGTTGGAATGTCAATGTATTAGTTGCCTCCAAGCAATCTAACCCAGTCATTGGTTTGGGTGGTCTACGATATTCAGTTGATCCATTGAAGTTACTGCGCCATGTACGAAAAATATGGTCATTCGGAAGCCACTTTCGATGCCCCATGTagatttctttctttccatGATGCAACGTCAAATAATCAGTCTCCTCACCACAAGTCGAGCAAGCTTTTGACCCCTTTGTGCTATATCCAGACAACATGGCATATGCAGGAAAATCATTTATAGTCCACAATAATGCAGCCCTCATCTGAAAAATCTCTTTCTTATATGCGTCATATGTAGGAATTCCTTCTGTCCATAACTCTTTCAATTCGTCTACCAACGGTTGCAGGTACACATCTATGTCAACTCCAGGACTTTTAGGGCCTGGTATAAGCAGAGATAACATCATGTACGGTCTTTTCATGCATAACCAAGGAGGAAGATTGTAAACAGTAACTATAACAGGCCAGGTACTATGGGACAAGCTCATCATACCAAAAGGGTTGAATCCATCACTGGCTAGACCCAAACGAACATTTCGACCCTCTGAGCCAAAATCATAGTCAATTTTGTCTAATTCTGCCCAAGCAAGAGAATCAGCTGGATGGCGGAGGACCCCATCTCGTGGTCTCTTTTCGGAATGCCAAACCATAAATTCTGAGGTGTGGCGAGACATATACAGCCTTTGAAGTCTTGGCCCTAATGGAAAGTAACGCAGAATCTTAGCAGCTGTCTTCTTACTGGATGTCGCGTCAGCAGATGTGTCCTTTTTATACCTACTAGTTCCACACACATGACAAACTGTGTCTGAAGCATGATCTTTTCGATATAACATACAATCATTAGGACATGCATCGATCTTTTGGTATGTCAGCCCGAgatctttaataaattttttttgtcaaataaaACGAAGCAGGAAGAGTTTCCCCCGGAGGCAAATAGGCTTTTAACAATTCAAGCAACTTTGTGAACGACACATCACTCCAACTATGCAATGCTTTTAACTGATACAACTTTATCAAGAAATCAAACATCTTCTTCCCTGCACCCGGGTATAATTCAGTATCAGCATCATCTATAAGCCGGTAGAATCTTTCTACATCGGGGCTAGGGCCATGGGGCATGGATGGACCTTCAGTAGGCCCTGGTGCTTCccaattatcttcttcttcatacacGCCAAATATATCATGCAACATATCTTGCACATCAAAATTTGCCTGAGATGATGACGGTCCTGATGGATTAAAATCTGGTTGAGGTTCTGAAGATCCTGGCAAATTAGGATCAACTGCAACTGGTAAGCGTTCACCGTGCTCGGTCCAAGGATTGTTCACATATTTCGGATCCATGCCATCCATAAAGAGATGCTCTTCAACAACTGCAGGAGATTTGTAGTAGGTATTATGACATTTACTACATGGGCACTTGATTTGACCCTTAAAAGAAGCATGTTGTAAGGCATGATTGATGAATGCACGCAACCCAGTATTGTATTCGTCACTGTTTTTATCTGAAAATATCCATTCCTTGTCCATACTGTTcaacaaaaaaattaagtatcaggggatatatatatatatagaatagtAAAAACTTGAAGACGATCGATACTAGAAAAAATACCTGCTGATGGGAGTTCTTCTTTTCAACTCAATTGTATTCTGAATAGTGAAAATACTTCTTTTTAGTTGCTTAAATATTAGTTCTGCAAATAGAAGAATGATAAAAGAACTCCTTAACACGTTGGATATTGAAATCCTTTTCATACGTAAATAGAAATCATATTCGATACTGTTTTATGTGTTAATCAACATCAACTACGGTTTCCGTGTTTAATTCTTATTAATTCTtatcaacatcaacatcaacTACGGTTTCATATTGGATATGTTTAATTCTTATATATGGAACATATATAAATGTAAATTTATTGTCTTAAAACGGCACAAAAAGTCAACTAGATTTTGCTATGCCTTCATACATAAATCCATGGCTAATGAACTATGAATACGGATACTAGTGTGCAAAAAATGGTAGTGCATTGAGtacctatatatatgtgtagttAATTTCCAAGTATGTGTATTAAATTAATAATAGGAAAAGCtttaataaaattttaaatagaaaatattattgttGGCGTATTTCCA
This region includes:
- the LOC133719900 gene encoding uncharacterized protein LOC133719900, translating into MSYFIDSGGDHEENTGYDDENIGYDDSETQDIGGMFQQQAMSPNNDNGLSETPTITKRQRGPNQKNWALEGPEKLLWNRFGLPKGPRKKVARFSRYLGILAKDCSLFPISEPDFRKFNKSDNYERAWNRVKETLDLTHPRVACLESKIREKVRSKLNERWKHWKSELSQKWYKPFKNSPLRFRKPDDDRVDEDQWKVFVANNDKKKHQRMVTINKRNRSQKRMNQSTGTRTYASVAHEYELLHGKEPDRWELFKLTHRKAGTQEPIDAASAKAIADFEEAEQKRLSMNVDITAPEIREEMYAEVLGKEKGNRVRGLGAGVTWDEVPGIHVEERGVSKEVQLLRERLEAQTKEAQEREARLMDELQRKMAEQTKKMEEMFEVRCVGMAVQKMGELFKQCGISVDSQEDMEQTMSQFAQTISQRPSNVIFSPNDDVYRPTLPFECSDMQTD